A genome region from Prionailurus viverrinus isolate Anna chromosome A3, UM_Priviv_1.0, whole genome shotgun sequence includes the following:
- the GPR45 gene encoding probable G-protein coupled receptor 45, translating into MNCKSWLVLPKKTALSTIPVSSRSKTCNPQTGNGSHQSAEGSPSSRFCPGSKFFPMMACNSSTIETYQYLLLNGSNVSDSGATPPPAPLRISLAIIMMLMIVVGFLGNAVVCIIVYQRPAMRSAINLLLATLAFSDIMLSLCCMPFTAVTLITVHWHFGDYFCRLSATLYWFFVLEGVAILLIISVDRFLIIVQRQDRLNPRRAKRIIAVSWALSFCISAPSLAGRTFVEVPARAPQCVLGYTEFAAERAYVVALVVAVFFVPFGVMLCSYLCILHTVRKNAIRVRNQSDSLDLRQLTRAGLRRRQRQQQVHLDLSFKTKACTTILILFVGFSLCWLPHSVYSLLSVFSRGFYCSSSFYTTSACVLWLSYLKSVFNPIVYCWRIKKFREACIELLPQTVQILPKVPERIRRRIQPSTVYVCNENQSAV; encoded by the coding sequence ATGAATTGCAAATCCTGGCTAGTGCTCCCAAAGAAAACGGCTCTCTCTACCATTCCAGTATCCTCCAGATCCAAGACATGCAACCCGCAGACAGGAAATGGCAGCCACCAAAGCGCTGAGGGGAGCCCTTCCAGTCGTTTCTGTCCCGGCTCCAAGTTTTTTCCCATGATGGCCTGCAACAGCTCCACCATCGAGACCTACCAATACTTGCTGCTGAACGGGAGCAATGTGTCCGACTCCGGGGCCACCCCACCACCCGCCCCCCTCAGGATATCCTTGGCAATAATCATGATGCTGATGATCGTGGTGGGGTTCCTGGGCAATGCTGTCGTCTGCATCATCGTGTATCAGAGGCCAGCCATGCGCTCCGCCATCAACCTGCTGCTGGCCACGCTGGCCTTCTCCGACATCATGCTGTCCTTATGCTGCATGCCCTTCACGGCCGTCACCCTGATCACGGTCCACTGGCACTTTGGGGATTACTTCTGCCGGCTCTCCGCCACCCTTTACTGGTTTTTTGTCCTGGAGGGCGTGGCCATCCTGCTCATCATCAGCGTAGACCGCTTTCTCATCATCGTCCAACGCCAGGACAGGCTGAACCCGCGGCGGGCCAAGAGGATCATCGCCGTCTCCTGGGCGCTGTCGTTCTGCATCTCGGCCCCCTCGCTGGCAGGCCGGACGTTCGTGGAGGTGCCGGCGCGGGCTCCCCAGTGCGTGCTGGGCTACACGGAGTTCGCGGCGGAGCGCGCCTACGTGGTGGCGCTGGTGGTGGCCGTGTTCTTCGTGCCCTTCGGCGTCATGCTGTGCTCCTACCTGTGCATCCTGCACACCGTGCGCAAGAACGCCATCCGCGTGCGCAACCAGTCCGACAGCCTGGACCTCAGACAGCTCACCAGGGCCGGCctgcggcggcggcagcggcaacAGCAGGTCCACTTGGACTTGAGCTTCAAGACCAAGGCCTGCACCACCATCCTGATCCTCTTTGTGGGCTTCTCGCTCTGCTGGCTGCCGCACTCGGTCTACAGCCTCCTGTCCGTGTTCAGCCGGGGGTTCTACTGCAGTTCCTCCTTCTACACCACCAGCGCCTGTGTCCTGTGGCTCAGCTACCTCAAGTCTGTCTTCAACCCCATCGTCTACTGCTGGAGAATCAAAAAATTCCGCGAGGCCTGCATAGAGTTGCTGCCCCAGACCGTCCAAATCCTCCCCAAAGTGCCTGAGCGGATCAGAAGGAGAATCCAGCCAAGCACCGTCTATGTGTGCAATGAAAACCAGTCCGCGGTTTAA